The genomic interval ACACAGCACTATACAAGATACATCTTGCTTGACATCATTATAACGGTTCTAAGATATAAGAACttcatcattttatttattacataattttacatgATTACAAATTGCAAATGATGATGAGATTGATTCTATTGGAACTGTGGCGACACCACATGACATACGTCCGCATCATACCGGCAGCACCGCCGCACTGGACGATGAGAGCTGCTTTGCCCTAGACTACTActagactttttattttaatatgtcggtaatctgttatttatttattgaagtacccttgtttttgtgtaatatttatgttgtgtgaAACAAACCTATACTAACTTCTTGCTGTCCTTATCTATCttgcttattaattaatattcgtgTACCGTCTTTTAAGTGTTATTTCCATGTCGTATGAAACAGATGTATTTGTAAGTTCAGGCTATCTCATTCTAAATTCAGTATCAATAATTTGTGTACCCTCCatcttatttatatttgtgtAGTGTGAAATAGATATACTGTTCTCCTTCTGTCTCACTCTGACCGTTTATTATAATGTTTGTAGGTAATCGTTTTATTGTCTCACCCTAAAAAGTTTGTAGATGTTATCTGTGAAATAGgtatatgttttgtccttgtctaacattgtaaatattttcctatataagaccgtccgttttcaaaataaatgttcATTGTAATTAAAGTGTACGGTGTCTGTGTAGGACTTGTAGAAGGTAGGTGGAATGAGACGTCCGTTGTGTTCCAAATCTATATTTGAACTGGTTCGTATTACAGAGACATTCACAAAATATACTTGTCATTATTATTCAgaactacctacttataatacaaatattacaatcctcTCTTCCAAACAACAACAATAAAACActaataactaataataatagttaGTACATTATTGAAAAACATATCGTGGTGGGTTATCAATTCTACACTTTCGTATTGGCCTAGATCGGGGAGGAGTGGCGGGCTTATCGGTTGCGGGCGCGGGAGAGGAGCTCGCATCGCAGAAGGTATCAGAGTCCTTGTCCACATCGACAGAAATATTACTGTCCAAAGGATTGTCAGCTACAGATGGGCGGGTGCCGGACTGCACCTGATCCTCGCACATTGGTACCGCTACTTGAGCCGCTGTGGTTGGTTCCTCGATTTCGAGCGGTGGGGCTACAAGCGAGCTACGCAAAGATCTCCGTCTTAACTGGTCAATATGTCTGTGGGACCCTCTACCTGAAGTATCTAATATCTTATAATCCGTTGTTCCTAATCTTTCAGCTACCTTACCCGGTATCCACTTGTTTCCCCCCTGGTATTGGCGGATCCAGACTTCTTCTCCTGGTTCTAAAACTCTGCTTACCTCTGTTCCAATTTTTATTTGCCTAGCCTGCGCATCCCTAACTTTTTTACCTCTATCCGGCCTGAGTAAATCTAGTTTGATTCTTAACTGTCTTCCTAACATTAACGTGGCTGGACTTTCGCCTGTAGTACAATGTTCTGTGTTTCGATAGTGAAGTAAAAAcgtatttaaaaacttttggaTATCTTCTTTTTTACGAATGGCTTTCTTTATGACTTTTTTAATTGTTCGAACTGCATTCTCCGCCGCCCCATTCGAAGCAGGGTGGTAGGGAGCTGAAAATATGTGTTCAATGCcattgttctgcataaaaaatgaaaaatcagAACTTGTGAACGGAGGCCCGTTATCACTGACTAGCTGCCTAGGTAATCCCCACCTAGCAAACAAATCCTCTAGTTTACTTATCGTATAACGAGCTGCTGTGCTTGGCACCGGAAAAACTTCAATCCATTTGGTTCGAGCATCAATTACAACCAAGTAAATCTTATCATGAAAAGGGCCCAAAAAGTCTACATGAATTCGCGACCAAGGCTTCGCCGGCCATGGCCACGGCGTGACAGCATGACGGGGCGGCGCGTCAGCCTCCGCTGCACATACCTCACAGCTGCGACACAACGCTTCCACAGCCTCGTCGATGCCAGGCCACCACACATAGCTGCGTGCCATGGCCTTAGTCTTACAAATACCCATATGGGATTCATGAAGTTCATTAAGAACCTGACTCCTACATTTCTCGGGTATTACAATTCTATGACCCCACATAATACATCctaattcttcatacaattcggtttttctattaaaatacGGTTGTAATGCTTTAATTTCATTTTCCGTAGGCCACCCCTCTCTAATGAATAACAATATTCTACTTAATGACGGATCCCGCAAAGTCTGCTTTTTAATATCGTTAGAATCGAGTAACAACGCGTCCTGTGCGAAGTGTAAATAAGTTTGCTCGGGCGGTTCTAACGATGAGTCATTCTTATCAGCAGAGCGCACAGGTAGCCGCGACAGACCGTCCGCTCCGTTTAGTTTTGTATTTATGTATTCTATATCATAACTATATGCCGATAGAATAACCGCCCATCGCTGCATTCTACTTGCGGCCAATGCCGGTATTCCGTGTTTAGGCCCAAAAATGCTGACTAACGGTTTATGATCAGTTCGCAGAGTAAAACGTCTACCATATAAGTATTGGTgtaatttttgtaaacaaaatacgATAGCTAAAGCTTCGCGATCGATCTGCGAGTAATGTTTTTCCGCCTCTGTGAGCGCGCGAGACACATACACGACCGGCCGCTCCGCGCCCCCCCGCGCTCTCTGGGTAAGAACCCCTCCGATGCCCTTCGAGCTCGCATCACAAGTCAAAGTTAAGGGTTTATCGGCGTCGTAGTGAGCTAAAACCTCTGCACTTGTcaaaatctttttaattttaataaaagccATTTCACAGTCTTTAGACCATTTCCATGTTACGctttttttaagtaaattataTAGTGGAAATAAAATAGtactaatatttttcacaaatttAGCATAAAAATTAACTAGTCCTAGGAATGATCTCAGCTGGGAAATATCTTCGGGTCTTGGAATTTTGACAATAGCTGCCACTTTTTCCTGATCTACTTTCACTCCGTCCTTGGAAATAATGTATCCTAAATATTTTACTTCATCAACTAAAAATGAACATTTACTTTTCTTAAGTTTCATTCCATGACTCGAGAGCCTACTCAATACCTTTTCTAATGTAGCCAGATGTACCAAACGGTCCCCTTTAGTGGCAATAATAACATCGTCTAAGAACACCTCTACCCCCGGTATATCACTCAAAATAGTAGACATTATTCGTTGAAATATCCCCGGACTAGATGAAAGTCCAAATACTAACctattatatttaaataatcCCCGGTGTGTATTTATAACAGTGTACATTTTTGTATCATCTAGCTCCACCTGATTATATGCTTGCGATAAGTCTATTTTAGAAAATAACTGAGCCCCGTTGAGACTAACCATCAAATCTTCAATTTTAGGTAGAGGGTACCTATCGACCAGCAGGACAGGGTTCAACGTAACCTTGTAATCCGCACAAATGCGTAGGCCACCATCCGCTTTACGTACCGGTACCAATGGCGTAGCCCAGTCGGAAACCTCGACCGGTTCTATGATGCCGTCGCGCAGCATGCAGTCCAGCTCCGCGTCCACCTGCGCCTTGAGCGCGTAGGGCAGCGGGCGCGCGCGGTGGAACACGGGCGCCGCCCCCTCGCGCACCCGCAGCCGCGCCTGGCCTCCCGTGAACCGCCCCAGCCCGCCGCTGAACAATTCCTTATGCCTGTCGATTAACATTTCCAAATTAGCACACTTGTTTTCTTTACAAATCTCTTTTACAATGTTAAtagaattattataaaaaggtGGAATTTTAATTCCTAATTCAGTCAGCCAATGTCTACCAAGTAAAGAAGTAGTTCCCCCATCGATTACAAATAATTCCAATGTTTTAAACTTGTTATTCCATTGCACTTTTGGTTTAATTATACCTAACGGCTTAATACAACTACcgtcataaaatttaaaaattaaattatctttttcAATACTTctaaacttaaaatatttttcatacgtttttttacttatGCACGAAACTGAGGAACCGGTatcaatttccatttttaacttaacaCCATCAATGATAAGATCTAAGCTTACCGGTTTATAGCTGCTCAAACTGAGTTGGTTTAACATTTCTTCATAGTCTTCCGACCGGGAATCCTCATCTGACCCGTTGTCTTGGCATGAGACATGGTTCACCCGCCTCCGGTCCGGGCCTGGGCCCCCGGTTGAGTTTGGACAAACCCTACGCAGGTGTCCAACTTTTTTACATTTACTGCAAACGAACTTCTTGTAGCGACACTCCTCGCTGCTGTGGCCATTTTTCCCGCACACTATGCAATTTTCCGAGTTGTTATAACCGTTGGCTTGCCAGGGACGCGCGCGCTGCCCGCGCGGCCCGCGCTCGCGCTTCGCCCCTACTGCGTGTACCGCGGCCGCGCTTCCCGTAGTTCCCGATGATGACACATCTACTACTGCCGCGTTACGTTCCGCCGCTTCCAACGCACACGCCAACTTAACTGCACTCGTATAGTTCAAATTATCTTCCGCAAACAGTCTTTGCCGTATGACGTCACTGACTACCCCACAAACAAGTTGGTCACGTAAACTGTCTTCTAAGTTGGCTCCAAAATCACACAATTTTGACAATTTCTTCAATTCTGTTATGTACGTTGCAATTGACTCGCCCTCCCGCTGTCTTCTTTGTCGAAAACGATATCGTTCGGCCATAACGGAGGGTTTCGGTTGCAAATGATCTTGTAGCATTGTGACCGCCGATTTATAGGTGAGCTCCGCTGGCTTCTTAGGACTCGCTAAGCTGCTCAACACTTCGTACGTTTCGTCTCCGATCGCCGTAATAAGTGTAGGTAGCCACAATTCCGTTTCCACTTTATTCACCTTGAAGTACATCTCCAGGCGCTCGACGTACAGTGACCAATTCCCCGCACTCACGTTAAACTCGTTGATCTTCCCGAAAGACATCGTTTTGCGTAGATTTTATCAACCTCGTTCGCCAATAAAGTGTACGGTGTCTGTGTAGGACTTGTAGAAGGTAGGTGGAATGAGACGTCCGTTGTGTTCCAAATCTATATTTGAACTGGTTCGTATTACAGAGACATTCACAAAATATACTTGTCATTATTATTCAgaactacctacttataatacaaATATTACAGTAATTTGGAGTCAGCCTTTAATTGACCACACATAGCCCCTCTCAACAGTGGTGACCCCTACCGAACACATCAAACATCAAAATGAACACAAACCCTGAGGGACGGCTGCCACAAGATCCTGCACCTGCTGTACCACCTACTGTCATCTCGGTGCTGCAAGAAAAACCAGAGCTGTCTGGAGTTTCTGTTGGCCTCAGAATCCCGCCAATTTGGAGAGACAAACTCAGAGGATGGTTCGCGCACTTCGAAGCCATAATGAAATCACAGAAGAAAGGCGATCAAGCAATGTACGAACTAGTACTAGGCCAGCTGGAGCGACAAGACGTCGACGAAATATACGACATTTTGCTACGTCCGCCAGAGGAAAACAAATACAACGCCATCAAACAACGCTTACTGCAAGTTTATGAAGATTCCGAGCAAAAAAACGTGCAACGTGTCATCGCCGGTATGGAGCTCGGCGATTTGAAACCATCGCAGCTGCTACGAAGAATGCAAAACCTCGCTGGTGATCACCTGTCTGCAGTCACGCTTCGAGCAATGTGGCTCAACCAACTGCCAGCCTACGTGAGTTCGATAATTGCTATCAGCGAAAACACCAGCCTCAGTGAAATCGCATTGATGGCCGATAAAATGATGGATCTACACACACAGCGAGAGATATCAGCCATTAATCATCGTCAACATCTACCCCCTGCTGCGCAACAACAAGAAGTTTTCGCCATCGACCGTCCACACTCATCATCTTCAAGATACAACGCGTTAGAAGACAAGATCGACAAGCTGACAGAAGCTATTACGCAACTAGTGACGCACAATAACCAACGAGGACGTTCGCCCTATCGAAACTGGAGACAGAATCGGCAAATATCTCGATCGAACAGCCGCACCCGAAGCCAGACGCCCAGCAACTCGCCGTACTGCTATTATCATCGCAAGTTTGGCCACAACGCAAGAAAATGTGCAGACAATTGTACATTCATGAAGAAAAATGTGCCGGAAAACTAGCATTAGCGTTGGCAGAGACGGGCACCAGCGCTAGAGTTCAATCACACCGTCTTTTCGTTACCGACAAGAAAACAAAACTGATGTTTTTGATCGACACCGGTGCGAACATCTCCGTCATTCCCAAGAGAAGTAGCCAGCAAATGAAGCCTACAACGTTCAATTTGTATGCAGCTAACAACactataatacctacctacggtGAGAAGACGCTCGAGTTGGACCTTGGCCTACGTCGTCCATTCAGATGGAAATTCATCATAGCCGCCGTCAGCAAACCGATAATTGGAGCTGATTTCTTAGAATATCACAAGATACTCGTAGATATTGCGGGTAGAAGCCTCAGAGATGAAGTCACAAACTTATCAGTGAAGACAAAGATTTCAAACTACCCTACACCAACAATTCGAAGCATCGACAGCAGTCAGAAATATCACGATATATTAGCTGAATTTCCTGAAATAACTCGGATATCAACAATGAAAGAAACACCGAAACACTGCGTCGAGCATTATATAGAAACAACCGGACCACCATTATACTGCAAAGCAAGACCCATCCCGCCTCATCGCTACGCAGCTGTGAAGAAAGAATTTGAGGTCATGGTGGAACAGGGCCTATGCCGACCGAGCAAAAGCCCGTGGGCAAGTGCACTGCACGTAGTGCCCAAGAAGAACGGTGACATCAGGGTATGCGGTGATTATAGAAGACTCAACGCTACCACTAAACCTGACCGCTACCCTGTGCCACGTCTTAAAGACTTCACCTATCAACTCAACGGAAAGAAGATATTCTCCACCATAGACCTCAACAGAGCCTACCAGCAACTGCCAGTATTCAGCGCTCACATCGAGAAGACAGCAATAATTACTCCCTTCGGCCTGTTTGAGTTCCCGAGAATGTGCCCAGGTTTGAAGAACGCCGGACAAACCTTTCAACGGTTCATAAATGAAGTGTTACAAGGGCTCGATTACGTTTTCCCATTCATTGATGACGTCCTGATCAGTTCTGAAACTGAAGAAGCCCACATTCTCCACCTTCGCACCGTGTTGAGTAAGCTGAACGAATACGGAATCACTATCAATCCATCGAAATGTACACTGGGCCAGGAAGAAGTCAAGTTTCTGGGCTACATGGTGTCACAGCACGGCATTAAACCACCTGAAGAGAAAGTGAGTGCAATCAGTGCATTCCCTCGCCCCAATACTATCGAAGAACTGAGAAGATTCCTCGGCACTGTCAACTTCTACAGAGACGCCATACCACAAGCCGCATCTATACAAGCTCCACTGAACGCGTACCTACATAATAGCAAGAAAAACGATAAAACAAAGATTGTATGGACTGATGAAGCTACAAAAGCATTCGAAGCGTGTAAAGTTAGCCTTCAAAACGCAGCTTTACTGGCGCATCCCGCATACGACGCACCGATAGCACTTATGTGTGACGCATCTAACACCTGCGCCGGAGCTGTGCTACAACAATACCAGCATGACAAGTGGCAACCACTGGGCTACTTTTCAAAGAAATTCTCCGATACGCAACAACGATACTCGACGTTCGACCGAGAACTACTGTCAATTTACATGGCAGTAAAACATTTTCGCAAAATGTTTGAAGGCAGGCAGCTCACTATATTCACCGATCACAAGCCAATCACTTACGCCCTGCTGAAGAAAACATCTGACACTGAAACTCCACGTCGTACCCGCCAGCTACTATTTATCAGTGAGTTCACAAGTGATATTCGTCACATAAGTGGGAAAGAGAACATTGTTGCCGACTCGCTCTCTCGCATAGAAGACATAACATGCCCGAGTACTATTGACTACGATCAACTTGCATTGGCACAAGAAAAAGACAGCAActtaacaacacttatgaagcaAGACAATTTACACTTCAAGAAAATTGCAATGTCTAATAGTGCAAGTATCTACTGTGAGACATCTACTGCAAACGTAAGGCCGTATCTACCTCAAGACTTTCGACGTATAGCATACAACGCAATACACAACTTAAGTCATCCTGGCATTCGCACAACCCGAAAAATGCTCACTGAAAGATACTTTTGGCCATCGATGAACGCCGACATCAGCAACTGGACCAAAGCGTGCATACCATGTCAAAAGGCCAAGATAAATCGACATACCAGCAGCAACTATACCTCGTTTCCACCAACTGAGAGATTTCAACACCTACACGTCGATATCGTCGGGCCACTACCGCCTTCACAGCATGGCCACAGATATCTACTCACAATGATAGACCGCACAACCCGTTGGCCAGAAGCCGTACCTCTGCACGAGATAACCGCCGAGACAGTAGCCAGACACGTCTACGAAGGATGGATCTCACGATTTGGGTGTCCCTCTACACTGACGAGTGACCAAGGACGCCAGTTCGAGAGCCAACTTTTCACATCACTCACTAAACTACTTGGCATAGAGAAGACAAGAACTACCGCATATCATCCGCAGTCCAATGGAATTGTAGAACGGTGGCACCGAACTCTCAAGACCGCCCTTACTGCGAGCCTAAACAGCCGTAACACTAAATGGCTTGACGCTTTACCTACCGTTCTGCTGGGACTACGAGCTGCAACAAGACAAGACACCGGAGTAAGCGCCGCACAACTGACCTACGGAACTAACATAAGATTACCGGGAGATTTCTTCAATAACACCCCGATGACGTCACTACAAAATATGGACTACACCTACGTGGAACGATTACGTCACACTATCAACGAATTCAAAGCCGCTGAACCAGTAAGACACAACACTAAAACTTTAGTGCACAAAGATCTTCAATCCTGCGAAAGTGTATTTCTGCGCATCGACTCCGGCCGAAGATCACTGCAAGCGCCGTATGAAGGCCCGTATCCTGTGCTACGGCGAGATGACAAAGTATTTCGCATAAAACTACCCGACCGCGAAGTCAACGTCTCGATCGATCGACTAAAGCCTGCTTACACACTCAACGAAGACATTACCGATCACAACATCACTACCGACATCACTACGAAGACGCCCGCAACCACTACAACCGCGACGAGAACACGATCCGGAAGAATAGTGAAACCAGTTGTACGCTTCGCTTGAGGGGGAGCTATGTGGCGACACCACATGACATACGTCCGCATCATACCGGCAGCACCGCCGCACTGGACGATGAGAGCTGCTTTGCCCTAGACTACTActagactttttattttaatatgtcggtaatctgttatttatttattgaagtacccttgtttttgtgtaatatttatgttgtgtgaAACAAACCTATACTAACTTCTTGCTGTCCTTATCTATCttgcttattaattaatattcgtgTACCGTCTTTTAAGTGTTATTTCCATGTCGTATGAAACAGATGTATTTGTAAGTTCAGGCTATCTCATTCTAAATTCAGTATCAATAATTTGT from Ostrinia nubilalis chromosome 4, ilOstNubi1.1, whole genome shotgun sequence carries:
- the LOC135071341 gene encoding uncharacterized protein LOC135071341, which encodes MNTNPEGRLPQDPAPAVPPTVISVLQEKPELSGVSVGLRIPPIWRDKLRGWFAHFEAIMKSQKKGDQAMYELVLGQLERQDVDEIYDILLRPPEENKYNAIKQRLLQVYEDSEQKNVQRVIAGMELGDLKPSQLLRRMQNLAGDHLSAVTLRAMWLNQLPAYVSSIIAISENTSLSEIALMADKMMDLHTQREISAINHRQHLPPAAQQQEVFAIDRPHSSSSRYNALEDKIDKLTEAITQLVTHNNQRGRSPYRNWRQNRQISRSNSRTRSQTPSNSPYCYYHRKFGHNARKCADNCTFMKKNVPEN